The following are encoded together in the Pedobacter steynii genome:
- a CDS encoding XRE family transcriptional regulator → MSNISSNLKYLRKKKSHTQQQFADAMGIKRSLIGAYEEDRAEPKYDLLKKIAEYFDLTIDEFINENINDNWKPKPKSQGSNLRILSISVDKDDKENIEMVPVKASAGYLNGFSDPEYIRDLPKFQLPLPFLKQGTFRAFEILGDSMLPIQSGSIILAEYMDNWNDVKAGETYIIISKNEGVVYKRAGNRFKENKELKLISDNKIYDPYTIPSDEILEIWKAKAFISSTLPDPTPEPTIETLSSMMAQMQKSISQLNKN, encoded by the coding sequence ATGTCAAATATTTCCTCCAACCTGAAGTACCTGAGAAAGAAAAAAAGCCACACACAGCAGCAATTCGCTGATGCTATGGGCATTAAGAGATCACTTATCGGGGCTTACGAAGAAGACAGGGCTGAGCCTAAATATGATTTGCTAAAAAAAATAGCAGAATACTTTGACCTCACGATAGACGAGTTTATTAACGAAAATATCAATGACAACTGGAAACCCAAGCCAAAAAGCCAGGGTTCGAACCTGAGAATTCTCAGCATCTCTGTAGATAAAGACGATAAAGAAAACATAGAAATGGTGCCTGTGAAAGCCAGTGCCGGTTACCTTAACGGTTTCTCGGATCCTGAATACATCAGAGACCTTCCTAAATTTCAGCTTCCGCTTCCTTTTCTGAAACAGGGAACATTCAGGGCCTTTGAAATTTTAGGAGACTCCATGTTACCCATCCAGTCTGGAAGCATTATCCTTGCCGAATACATGGACAACTGGAATGATGTAAAAGCAGGAGAAACCTATATCATCATCAGCAAAAATGAAGGTGTGGTTTACAAAAGAGCCGGGAATCGTTTTAAGGAAAATAAGGAACTGAAATTGATATCTGATAACAAGATCTACGATCCATATACCATTCCCTCAGATGAAATTCTGGAAATATGGAAAGCAAAAGCATTCATTTCCTCTACCCTTCCTGACCCCACACCGGAGCCTACTATTGAAACATTAAGCAGCATGATGGCCCAAATGCAGAAATCAATCTCGCAACTCAACAAAAACTAA
- a CDS encoding aminotransferase class I/II-fold pyridoxal phosphate-dependent enzyme gives MNKTQQFIQDRLNDRKDKGSLRKLSLAHLPVDFCSNDYLGFSRSALLKERIESMLHQVPQLSVGSGGSRLLSGNHSFTEQTETLIAAFHQAESGLIFNSGYDANIGLISSLAQRGDTIISDELIHASLIDGARLSHASRYTFKHNDLDSLEAKLRLATGNIYVLVESVYSMDGDLAPLIEINDCCKRHGANLIVDEAHALGIFGAHGKGKVQELSLEKEVFARVVTFGKALGCHGAIVLGTSALRQYLINFARSFIYTTAAPLHSIICINAAYQLLTETDYTPLITGRIQQYALNMEMAGISGKISNSSIQTILYDSNTAAKSAAESLQQKGMDVRAILSPTVPKGTERLRICLHTYNSNEEIQTLISQLILLRQHE, from the coding sequence ATGAACAAAACCCAACAGTTTATACAAGACAGGTTAAACGACAGAAAGGATAAAGGATCACTAAGAAAACTATCCCTTGCCCATTTGCCTGTAGACTTTTGTTCCAATGATTATCTGGGCTTCTCCAGGTCAGCGCTTCTCAAAGAACGTATAGAAAGCATGCTTCATCAGGTACCACAGCTATCGGTCGGCTCTGGTGGTTCCAGGCTCCTGAGCGGAAATCATTCCTTTACCGAACAGACAGAAACATTGATCGCGGCATTTCACCAGGCAGAAAGCGGTTTAATCTTTAACTCAGGTTACGATGCCAATATTGGCCTCATTTCCAGTCTGGCACAACGTGGAGATACCATCATCTCTGATGAACTCATTCATGCCAGCCTGATCGACGGCGCCCGGCTGAGTCATGCGAGCAGATATACCTTTAAACATAACGACCTGGACTCGCTGGAAGCTAAACTCAGACTGGCTACAGGCAATATTTATGTACTCGTAGAAAGTGTTTATTCCATGGACGGTGACCTGGCCCCATTGATAGAAATTAATGACTGTTGTAAAAGACATGGTGCAAACCTGATTGTAGACGAAGCACATGCCTTAGGGATCTTCGGAGCTCATGGAAAGGGAAAGGTTCAGGAACTCAGTCTGGAAAAAGAGGTCTTTGCAAGGGTGGTCACCTTCGGCAAAGCTCTGGGCTGTCATGGCGCCATTGTTCTTGGCACTTCCGCCTTACGCCAATACCTGATTAATTTCGCCAGATCTTTTATTTATACTACAGCAGCCCCATTACATAGCATCATCTGTATTAATGCAGCTTACCAATTACTTACAGAAACAGATTATACCCCGCTCATCACCGGTCGGATCCAGCAATATGCCTTAAATATGGAAATGGCCGGAATTTCCGGAAAGATCAGTAACAGCAGCATACAAACGATACTTTACGACAGCAATACTGCAGCCAAATCTGCTGCAGAAAGTCTTCAGCAGAAAGGCATGGATGTTCGTGCCATCTTAAGCCCTACTGTTCCAAAAGGTACTGAGCGGTTGAGAATTTGCCTGCACACCTATAATAGCAATGAAGAAATTCAAACCCTGATCAGTCAGCTGATCTTATTAAGACAACATGAATAA
- the bioD gene encoding dethiobiotin synthase encodes MNKTYFITGIGTGIGKTIVSAILTEKLQADYWKPIQSGDLDNSDSLLVAQLISNKKTIIHPEQFKLSQPLSPHLSARIDGINISASAIKAPVTDNHLVIEGAGGLMVPINEQELMLDLLKPLEAKIIVVSQNYLGSINHTLLTLEVLKSRQLAIEGLIFNGTPNEESERYITTYTGVPILGRIPQLDTLDKEHIRKAAEQLIF; translated from the coding sequence ATGAATAAAACTTATTTCATTACCGGGATCGGAACAGGTATCGGAAAAACCATAGTCAGCGCTATCCTGACAGAAAAACTTCAGGCAGATTACTGGAAACCCATTCAATCAGGAGACCTGGACAATAGCGACAGCCTTTTAGTAGCGCAGCTGATCAGCAATAAAAAAACCATTATTCATCCGGAGCAATTCAAGCTTAGCCAACCGCTTTCCCCGCATTTATCAGCCCGGATAGATGGCATAAACATTTCTGCAAGTGCGATAAAAGCTCCTGTAACCGACAATCATCTGGTGATTGAAGGAGCGGGCGGTTTAATGGTACCAATTAATGAACAAGAACTGATGCTAGATTTGCTGAAACCCTTAGAGGCAAAGATAATTGTCGTTTCGCAGAATTACCTCGGTAGCATCAACCATACCCTTCTGACACTCGAAGTCTTAAAATCCAGACAACTTGCAATAGAAGGCCTCATTTTCAATGGCACTCCTAATGAAGAATCCGAACGTTACATTACAACTTATACCGGGGTTCCAATATTGGGAAGAATCCCTCAGTTGGACACTCTGGATAAAGAACACATCCGGAAAGCCGCAGAACAGCTGATTTTCTGA
- the rplT gene encoding 50S ribosomal protein L20: protein MPRSVNAVASRRRRKKVLNMAKGYWGSRSKVFTIAKNTVEKGLQYAYRDRKVKKREFRGLWIQRINAGARQHGISYSQLIGKLAAKNIGLNRKVLADLAMNHPEAFKAVIDAVK, encoded by the coding sequence ATGCCACGTTCGGTAAACGCAGTAGCTTCGAGAAGAAGAAGGAAAAAAGTCCTTAATATGGCCAAAGGCTATTGGGGATCAAGAAGTAAGGTTTTCACCATTGCTAAAAATACGGTAGAAAAAGGTTTGCAATATGCATACCGTGACCGTAAAGTTAAGAAAAGAGAATTCCGTGGACTATGGATTCAACGTATCAACGCTGGAGCACGTCAACATGGTATTTCTTACTCTCAACTGATCGGTAAATTAGCTGCTAAAAACATCGGTTTAAACCGTAAAGTTTTAGCTGACTTAGCAATGAACCATCCTGAAGCTTTCAAAGCTGTAATTGATGCAGTAAAATAG
- the rpmI gene encoding 50S ribosomal protein L35 yields MPKMKTNSSAKKRFSLTGTGKIARKNAYKSHILTKMSTKRKRNLGHTSMVSAADMGNVKRMLAIGK; encoded by the coding sequence ATGCCAAAAATGAAAACCAATTCCAGTGCTAAAAAGCGTTTTTCGCTTACTGGAACAGGTAAAATCGCAAGGAAGAATGCCTACAAAAGCCACATCTTAACTAAGATGTCGACTAAACGTAAGCGTAATTTGGGTCACACTTCAATGGTGTCCGCAGCTGATATGGGCAACGTTAAGCGTATGCTTGCCATCGGTAAATAA
- the infC gene encoding translation initiation factor IF-3 encodes MALGRPGFNRGPRPPFKKKEAEHNINQFIRAQEVRLAGDNVEPGIYPLAKALALADELELDLVEISPNAVPPVCRIIDYSKFVYEQKKKQKEIKANAKQTVIKEIRFGPNTNDHDFQFKLKHAVSFLENGEKVRAYVHFKGRAIVYKEQGEILLLKFAQALEDIGKVELLPKLEGKRMFLTLAPKVAKK; translated from the coding sequence TTGGCATTAGGCAGACCAGGATTTAACAGGGGACCACGTCCTCCTTTTAAGAAAAAAGAAGCAGAACATAATATTAATCAGTTTATCAGAGCTCAGGAGGTTAGATTAGCTGGAGATAATGTTGAACCGGGGATCTATCCTTTGGCAAAAGCTTTAGCCCTTGCCGACGAATTGGAATTGGATCTGGTTGAGATTTCTCCAAATGCAGTGCCTCCGGTATGTAGGATCATTGATTACAGCAAGTTTGTTTACGAGCAGAAGAAAAAGCAGAAAGAGATCAAAGCAAACGCAAAACAAACCGTAATTAAGGAGATCCGTTTCGGTCCTAATACCAATGATCACGATTTTCAGTTCAAACTGAAACACGCGGTTAGCTTCCTGGAAAACGGGGAGAAGGTTAGGGCTTACGTACACTTTAAAGGTAGAGCAATTGTTTACAAAGAGCAGGGAGAGATTCTCTTGCTGAAGTTTGCACAAGCGCTTGAAGATATCGGTAAAGTGGAGTTATTACCTAAATTAGAGGGCAAGCGTATGTTTTTAACGCTGGCTCCAAAAGTTGCTAAAAAATAA
- the thrS gene encoding threonine--tRNA ligase — MINITLPDGSSRQYEKGTTAHQIALSISEGLARNVLAAEVNGEIWDSSRAIEGDASVKLLTWNDAAGKATFWHSSAHIMAEALEALYPGTKFGIGPAIETGFYYDVDFGDREFSSDDFKAIETKILELAKQKEVFVREDVSKADAIQYFTEKGDEYKLDLLEGLEDGKITFYNQGQFTDLCRGPHIPNTGFVKAVKLMNVAGAYWRGDETKKQLTRIYGVTFPKASELTEYLHMIEEAKKRDHRKLGKELELFAFSEKVGMGLPLWLPKGAALRERLVQFLTKAQAKSGYEQVVTPHIGHKNLYITSGHYEKYGKDAFQPIKTPQEGEEFFLKPMNCPHHCEIYKVKPRSYKDLPLRFAEFGTVYRYEQSGELHGLTRVRGFTQDDAHLFCRPDQVKEEFMKVIDLVLYVFKSLGFSDYIAQVSLRDAENRSKYIGSDENWHLAESAIIEAAAEKGLPTVVEYGEAAFYGPKLDFMVKDALGRKWQLGTIQVDYNLPERFELEYTGSDNQKHRPVMIHRAPFGSLERFIAVLIEHCAGNFPLWLSPEQFIILPISEKYEDYAKKVSDELNNSDIRGLIDFRDEKIGRKIRDAEVKKIPYMLIIGEKEMAEGKVSVRKHGEGDLGEMTQQEFSELLIKEITI, encoded by the coding sequence ATGATTAACATTACTTTACCTGACGGCTCCAGTCGTCAGTATGAAAAGGGCACAACTGCCCACCAAATCGCGCTCTCTATTTCTGAGGGACTGGCGCGCAACGTTTTAGCCGCCGAAGTTAACGGTGAGATCTGGGATTCTTCAAGAGCAATTGAAGGTGATGCATCTGTGAAGTTGCTGACCTGGAATGATGCTGCCGGTAAAGCTACTTTCTGGCATTCTTCTGCCCATATTATGGCGGAGGCATTAGAGGCTTTATATCCGGGTACAAAATTCGGTATAGGTCCTGCGATTGAAACCGGTTTCTATTATGATGTAGATTTCGGCGACAGAGAATTTTCTTCGGATGATTTCAAGGCGATCGAAACCAAGATCCTTGAGCTGGCCAAACAAAAAGAAGTTTTTGTGCGGGAAGATGTTTCTAAAGCGGATGCAATTCAGTATTTTACGGAGAAAGGTGATGAGTACAAACTAGATCTTTTAGAGGGCCTGGAAGATGGAAAAATCACTTTCTACAACCAGGGGCAGTTTACTGACCTTTGTCGTGGACCACACATTCCCAATACCGGTTTCGTTAAAGCGGTAAAATTGATGAATGTGGCTGGCGCTTACTGGCGTGGTGATGAAACTAAAAAGCAGTTAACCCGTATTTATGGGGTTACTTTTCCTAAGGCAAGTGAGCTGACTGAGTACCTTCATATGATTGAAGAGGCTAAGAAAAGAGATCACCGTAAGTTAGGTAAAGAGCTGGAATTGTTTGCTTTCTCTGAGAAGGTAGGTATGGGGTTGCCATTGTGGTTACCTAAAGGTGCGGCATTGCGTGAACGTCTGGTTCAGTTCTTAACTAAAGCACAGGCTAAATCAGGATATGAGCAGGTAGTTACTCCTCATATTGGACATAAGAATCTGTACATTACTTCGGGTCATTATGAAAAATATGGTAAGGATGCTTTCCAGCCGATAAAAACTCCGCAGGAGGGAGAAGAGTTCTTCCTTAAACCGATGAACTGTCCTCACCATTGTGAGATCTATAAAGTTAAACCACGTTCATATAAAGACCTTCCTTTGCGTTTTGCAGAGTTTGGAACAGTATATCGTTATGAGCAGAGCGGAGAACTTCACGGACTGACAAGAGTACGTGGGTTTACTCAGGATGATGCTCATTTATTCTGTCGCCCGGATCAGGTAAAAGAAGAATTCATGAAAGTGATTGACCTGGTATTATATGTATTTAAATCTTTGGGTTTCAGTGACTATATCGCTCAGGTGTCTTTAAGAGATGCGGAGAACAGATCTAAATACATTGGTTCTGATGAGAACTGGCATCTGGCAGAATCTGCGATCATTGAAGCTGCTGCAGAAAAGGGTTTACCTACTGTAGTGGAATATGGTGAAGCGGCATTTTATGGTCCGAAGTTAGACTTCATGGTGAAAGATGCATTGGGTAGAAAATGGCAGCTGGGAACGATCCAGGTGGATTACAATTTACCAGAACGTTTTGAACTGGAATATACAGGTAGTGATAACCAGAAACACCGTCCGGTGATGATCCATAGGGCCCCATTTGGTTCCCTGGAGCGTTTCATCGCGGTATTGATTGAGCATTGCGCTGGTAATTTTCCGTTATGGCTTTCCCCTGAGCAGTTTATCATTCTTCCGATCTCTGAAAAATATGAAGATTATGCGAAAAAAGTTTCAGATGAACTAAATAATTCCGATATTCGCGGTTTGATTGACTTTCGGGATGAAAAAATCGGACGGAAAATCAGGGACGCAGAGGTTAAAAAAATACCTTATATGCTGATTATCGGTGAGAAAGAGATGGCGGAGGGAAAGGTATCAGTGCGGAAACATGGTGAGGGAGATTTAGGAGAAATGACTCAGCAGGAGTTTAGTGAATTATTAATTAAAGAAATAACAATTTAA
- a CDS encoding (Fe-S)-binding protein, with translation MKIELFVPCFVDQLYPETAFNTIKLLEKAGCEVFYNSAQTCCGQPAYNAGYWEQAKETGTKFLNDFSETDYIVAPSASCVGMVKNGFSDLFTNTIVHNKCRNIQSNIFELSDFLVNVLKRDYFGAELDGKAVYHDSCSGLRECKIKAEPRQLLSKVHGLEMVEMKDTDMCCGFGGTFSVKFDAISSAMAEQKVNNALEQGAEYVISTDLSCLMHLQGYIDKNNIPLKTMHLADVLANGWLESTEY, from the coding sequence ATGAAGATAGAATTATTTGTTCCTTGCTTTGTTGATCAGTTATATCCTGAGACAGCATTTAATACGATAAAGCTATTAGAGAAAGCGGGTTGTGAGGTGTTTTATAATTCTGCCCAGACCTGTTGCGGGCAGCCGGCTTATAATGCCGGATATTGGGAGCAGGCCAAAGAAACCGGAACTAAATTTCTGAATGATTTTTCAGAAACAGATTATATTGTGGCACCTTCTGCCTCCTGTGTCGGGATGGTAAAGAACGGGTTTAGTGACCTGTTTACCAATACGATTGTACACAATAAATGTAGAAATATTCAGTCTAACATATTTGAGCTGTCTGATTTCCTGGTCAATGTGCTGAAAAGAGATTATTTTGGTGCTGAACTGGATGGTAAAGCAGTTTACCATGATTCCTGCAGCGGTTTAAGGGAATGTAAGATCAAAGCAGAACCAAGACAATTGTTATCTAAGGTTCATGGACTGGAAATGGTGGAAATGAAAGATACAGATATGTGCTGTGGTTTTGGCGGTACTTTTTCTGTGAAGTTTGATGCCATTTCTTCTGCTATGGCTGAGCAAAAGGTTAACAATGCACTGGAACAGGGGGCGGAATATGTGATTTCTACAGATCTGTCCTGTCTGATGCATTTGCAGGGATATATCGATAAAAATAACATTCCATTAAAAACAATGCATTTAGCAGACGTTTTAGCTAACGGATGGTTAGAAAGTACAGAATATTAG
- a CDS encoding MFS transporter translates to MEQKNDKKVIRSWAFFDWANSAYNLVITSTIFPAYYTIITTTAEHGDKVTFFGRTFTNTALSNYALSLAYLIMVILLPILSATADYRGNKKIFMKIFTYLGSLACIGLFFFKLDTLELGVICFAIAAMGYIGGVMFNNSYLPEIATKDRQDQVSAQGYAYGYVGSVLLQIICFVFVLKPELFGITDASLPARLSFLLVGIWWIGFAQIPFRRLPAGSPNYEAINKSVVRSGFQELGKVWRQLKSMKVMKRFLLAFFFYSMGVQTIMLAAAGFGEKTLHLGTSKLIMVILIIQLVAILGAIWMSKLAKKIGNVSVLILVVCIWVLTCIYAYFITNEYEFYALASVVGLIMGGIQSLSRSTYSKFIPENTPDTASFFSFYDVTEKLAVVIGLFSFAYIEEQTGSIRNSIFALASFFVLGLIFLLLLKKVAPKVVKG, encoded by the coding sequence ATGGAACAGAAAAACGACAAGAAAGTTATCCGGTCATGGGCCTTCTTTGACTGGGCAAATTCCGCTTATAATTTAGTCATCACCTCCACTATTTTTCCGGCTTATTATACGATTATCACCACGACTGCAGAGCATGGGGATAAAGTGACTTTTTTTGGCCGTACGTTTACGAATACAGCTTTATCGAATTATGCACTTTCGCTGGCTTATCTGATCATGGTGATCCTGCTACCGATTTTATCGGCTACAGCAGATTACAGGGGCAATAAGAAGATCTTTATGAAGATTTTCACGTATCTGGGGAGTTTGGCCTGCATTGGTTTATTTTTCTTTAAACTGGATACGCTGGAACTGGGGGTGATCTGTTTTGCTATTGCTGCAATGGGCTATATCGGCGGGGTGATGTTTAACAATTCTTATTTGCCGGAGATTGCCACAAAAGATCGGCAGGACCAGGTGAGTGCGCAAGGTTATGCATATGGCTATGTAGGTAGTGTATTGCTGCAAATTATTTGTTTTGTCTTTGTATTGAAGCCAGAACTTTTTGGTATTACTGATGCTTCACTGCCGGCAAGGTTATCCTTCCTGTTGGTGGGAATCTGGTGGATTGGTTTTGCCCAGATTCCATTTCGCAGGTTACCGGCGGGTAGTCCTAATTATGAGGCAATTAATAAAAGTGTGGTGCGTAGTGGCTTCCAGGAGTTAGGGAAAGTGTGGAGACAATTAAAGAGTATGAAAGTGATGAAGCGCTTTCTGCTGGCCTTTTTCTTTTATTCCATGGGAGTGCAGACGATTATGCTGGCCGCGGCAGGGTTTGGAGAGAAAACTTTGCATCTGGGTACTTCAAAACTGATCATGGTCATCCTGATTATTCAGTTGGTGGCCATTTTAGGTGCGATCTGGATGTCTAAACTGGCAAAGAAAATCGGGAATGTGAGTGTGCTGATCCTGGTGGTTTGTATCTGGGTATTAACTTGTATTTATGCTTATTTTATTACCAATGAATATGAGTTTTACGCATTGGCATCCGTGGTTGGCCTGATTATGGGAGGGATTCAGTCGTTGTCCAGATCTACCTACTCTAAGTTTATTCCTGAAAACACACCGGATACTGCATCCTTTTTTAGTTTTTATGATGTAACGGAAAAGCTGGCTGTGGTGATCGGACTTTTTAGTTTTGCCTATATTGAGGAACAGACAGGAAGTATCCGGAATTCCATTTTCGCATTGGCCTCGTTTTTTGTACTGGGATTGATATTTTTGCTACTGCTTAAGAAAGTAGCACCAAAAGTGGTTAAAGGTTAA
- a CDS encoding head GIN domain-containing protein: protein MKKLSLIVLAIPVFLAGCTSKCVEDSGIQTSKVVELKSYDKIKVSGTIKLILTQDSTYNVKIQADSNVMSHIRSRVSGSELELKLENGSYCGTDSVVIYAGIGELTELNTSGMVRIIGEGPVYVKDLKMDLSGSSDVKLNLSAGKVTTKIDGVGRLSLSGQTGTHVLKTSGTSKVEAFDFVAGIYDITVDGTGKANINVLNDLKVKTSGSSEIYYKGNPKNVDEKKSGAAKLEKVN, encoded by the coding sequence ATGAAGAAATTAAGCCTTATTGTACTTGCTATCCCTGTGTTTTTAGCAGGATGTACCTCGAAATGTGTAGAAGATTCAGGAATTCAGACCAGTAAAGTGGTGGAACTGAAAAGTTATGATAAAATTAAGGTGAGCGGAACAATAAAGTTGATTTTAACCCAGGATAGTACCTACAACGTGAAAATTCAGGCTGATTCCAATGTGATGAGTCACATCAGATCCAGGGTAAGTGGAAGCGAATTAGAGCTGAAACTGGAAAATGGCAGCTATTGCGGAACGGACTCTGTGGTGATCTATGCGGGAATTGGGGAATTGACTGAGTTGAATACCAGCGGAATGGTACGTATAATCGGAGAAGGACCGGTTTATGTGAAGGACTTGAAAATGGATCTAAGTGGTAGTTCTGATGTGAAACTAAACCTGAGTGCCGGCAAAGTGACGACAAAAATTGATGGGGTAGGCAGGTTATCGTTGAGCGGACAAACCGGAACTCATGTGCTGAAAACAAGCGGAACATCTAAGGTAGAAGCTTTTGATTTTGTTGCTGGTATTTATGACATTACTGTTGATGGTACAGGGAAAGCCAATATCAATGTGTTAAATGATTTAAAGGTGAAAACTTCCGGTTCAAGTGAAATTTATTATAAAGGGAACCCAAAGAATGTAGACGAAAAGAAATCAGGTGCGGCTAAACTGGAAAAAGTAAATTAG
- a CDS encoding RecQ family ATP-dependent DNA helicase, which yields MSEAEILKRYWGFDSFRPLQSDIISSVLNGHDTLALLPTGGGKSLCFQIPALVKEGICLVISPLIALMKDQVENLKAKGIEAVAIYAGMGKREIDILLDNCIYGKIKFLYLSPERLLSEIVRVRISYMNVNLIAVDEAHCISQWGYDFRPPYQQIAEIRELHPKVPVLALTATATQFVRADIAEKLKFREAKVFVQSFERKNLSYVVLDKEDKYKKLIDIVRNVKGSGLVYVRNRRETAEVASFLIRNQIAADFYHAGIERAERFRKQEEWKKNKIRVMVATNAFGMGIDKADVRFVVHLDLPESLEAYYQEAGRAGRDEQKAYAVLLANKSDQMALRTKYADHFPTVEDIKKTYHYLGNYFQLAFGAGEGLTFNFDLADFCKRFNIGVIKTMAALKFLEHDGYLTLSENIFLPSRVLFTASHEDVYRFQIENAGYDPLIKAILRSYGGAFDQYVKIEENEIAKKVGLSFSTARKMISNLEEQGLLSYLPQSDQPQLQYIRPRVDFIHMDIDVKYIELRKKIQLDQINAVLAYTGNAECRNVQLLRYFDEPNADKCGVCDVCLAEKKEDDLELLSERIDFELITLLQTQARTIEELISGTKMGTENEKLDRIRELLDAGKIKTDGKNYYL from the coding sequence ATGAGTGAAGCCGAGATACTAAAAAGATACTGGGGATTTGATTCTTTCAGACCATTGCAGTCAGACATTATCAGTTCTGTTTTAAATGGTCATGATACCCTGGCATTGCTACCCACCGGAGGAGGCAAATCCCTTTGCTTTCAGATACCTGCATTGGTAAAGGAAGGAATATGTCTGGTCATTTCTCCCCTGATTGCGTTGATGAAAGATCAGGTGGAGAACCTGAAAGCGAAAGGTATTGAGGCCGTCGCAATTTATGCGGGAATGGGGAAAAGGGAAATTGATATCCTGCTCGACAACTGCATTTACGGTAAAATTAAGTTTTTATACCTTTCTCCGGAACGTTTATTATCAGAAATTGTACGGGTTCGGATTTCGTATATGAATGTAAACCTGATTGCGGTAGATGAAGCCCATTGTATTTCCCAGTGGGGATATGACTTCAGGCCTCCTTATCAGCAGATTGCGGAAATCAGGGAGCTTCACCCCAAAGTGCCTGTTCTGGCGCTTACGGCTACAGCAACTCAGTTTGTCAGGGCCGATATTGCAGAGAAATTAAAGTTTAGAGAAGCTAAAGTATTTGTTCAGAGTTTTGAGCGTAAGAACCTGAGCTATGTCGTGCTGGATAAAGAAGATAAATATAAGAAACTAATCGATATTGTCAGGAATGTGAAGGGAAGCGGATTGGTTTATGTTCGCAACAGGAGGGAAACAGCAGAGGTCGCATCTTTTTTGATCAGGAACCAGATTGCCGCTGATTTTTACCATGCGGGGATAGAAAGGGCAGAGCGGTTTAGAAAACAGGAAGAATGGAAAAAGAATAAGATCAGGGTGATGGTAGCGACCAATGCCTTCGGAATGGGAATCGATAAAGCAGATGTTCGTTTTGTTGTACACCTGGATTTACCGGAGAGCCTGGAAGCCTATTATCAGGAAGCTGGCCGGGCAGGAAGAGATGAGCAAAAAGCTTATGCAGTATTGCTGGCCAATAAATCTGATCAGATGGCTTTACGAACCAAATATGCTGATCATTTTCCAACTGTTGAAGACATCAAAAAAACATACCATTACCTGGGCAATTACTTCCAGCTGGCTTTTGGCGCAGGGGAAGGGCTGACCTTTAATTTTGACCTTGCCGATTTTTGCAAAAGATTCAATATCGGAGTGATCAAAACAATGGCTGCCCTGAAGTTTCTGGAGCACGATGGTTATCTGACTTTGTCGGAAAATATTTTTTTGCCTTCCAGGGTTTTGTTTACAGCTTCTCATGAAGATGTTTACCGTTTTCAAATTGAAAATGCAGGATACGACCCGCTTATAAAGGCGATCTTAAGATCTTATGGGGGAGCATTTGATCAATATGTGAAGATCGAAGAAAACGAAATTGCCAAAAAGGTAGGTTTGTCATTTAGCACAGCAAGGAAAATGATCAGCAACCTGGAAGAACAGGGATTATTGTCTTATTTGCCTCAATCTGATCAGCCTCAATTGCAATATATCCGTCCGAGGGTAGACTTTATCCATATGGATATTGATGTGAAATACATCGAGCTGAGGAAAAAGATTCAACTGGATCAGATTAACGCGGTATTGGCTTATACCGGAAATGCGGAATGCCGGAATGTTCAGTTGTTAAGGTATTTTGATGAGCCCAATGCCGATAAGTGTGGCGTTTGTGATGTTTGTCTTGCAGAAAAAAAAGAAGACGATCTGGAGCTGCTTTCTGAACGTATTGATTTTGAGCTGATCACACTGTTACAAACACAGGCACGGACGATTGAAGAACTGATCAGTGGCACAAAAATGGGAACTGAAAATGAGAAACTGGACCGGATCCGGGAATTGCTGGATGCGGGAAAAATTAAAACTGATGGTAAAAACTATTATCTTTAA